In a genomic window of Tissierella sp. Yu-01:
- a CDS encoding serine hydrolase domain-containing protein, with product MENNQIKSIDNLFKKTIESKQVQECILYIEDLNGDFTYENSYGGKDVNRPFLMASITKLFTTTCILVLLEQNKLSLNDKISNYLDDYILTGLHIYNGKEYSYELTISDLLFQISGLPNPYEEGKNSIRNFIISGDSYIGFEEYVEMVKKLKSHFAPGNTNKAYYADINFDLLGMIIENITDLPLEEVYKKFIIEPLELKNTYLPVSEDVFIPDIYYKDKVISRPKLVISSRASGGGVSSAHDLMIFIKAFFNGKLFDKDIFQRLSQYHKLQISMGPIYYGGGYMQIPLEGSATLFMGKGELIGHSGSTGSFAFYYPYKDIYITGNINQAANQALPIRFIMKLAMLLK from the coding sequence ATGGAAAACAACCAAATTAAATCGATAGATAACCTATTCAAGAAAACCATAGAATCAAAACAAGTTCAAGAATGCATTTTGTATATTGAAGATTTAAATGGTGATTTTACTTATGAAAATAGTTATGGTGGGAAGGATGTAAATAGACCTTTTCTCATGGCTAGTATAACCAAATTATTCACTACTACATGTATCTTAGTATTGCTTGAACAAAACAAACTCTCACTTAATGACAAGATTTCGAATTATCTAGATGATTATATATTAACTGGACTTCATATTTATAATGGCAAAGAATATTCATATGAACTTACAATATCAGATTTGCTTTTTCAAATAAGTGGATTACCTAATCCCTATGAAGAAGGTAAAAACAGCATAAGGAATTTTATTATTTCAGGTGACTCTTATATTGGATTTGAAGAATATGTAGAAATGGTAAAGAAACTTAAATCTCATTTCGCTCCAGGAAATACCAACAAGGCATATTATGCAGATATTAATTTTGATTTATTAGGTATGATTATTGAAAATATAACAGATTTACCATTAGAAGAAGTCTATAAGAAATTTATTATAGAACCTTTAGAACTAAAAAATACATATTTACCAGTAAGTGAAGATGTATTTATACCTGATATCTATTATAAAGATAAGGTAATATCTAGACCAAAGCTTGTCATAAGCAGCCGTGCAAGCGGGGGTGGAGTATCTAGTGCTCATGATTTAATGATATTTATTAAAGCTTTCTTTAACGGTAAGCTATTTGATAAAGATATATTTCAGAGACTTTCACAATATCATAAACTTCAGATTTCAATGGGACCAATATATTATGGTGGAGGATATATGCAAATACCATTAGAAGGTTCAGCAACACTTTTTATGGGTAAAGGAGAATTAATAGGACATTCAGGTTCAACAGGATCCTTTGCTTTTTATTATCCATACAAGGATATATACATTACAGGAAATATTAATCAGGCTGCAAATCAGGCACTTCCAATCAGATTCATAATGAAACTTGCAATGTTATTAAAGTAA
- a CDS encoding alpha/beta fold hydrolase, translating into MNRFIFLLIVLLLFIVSTGCTSNKTFKEEDFNLDVNGGTIYGTLIIPNGESGDGTYPVALIHQGSGPTDRDGNSNIIGDNNSLKMLAEGLAEAGIASVRYDKRGIAKSMDLIEKEEDLVFEDYISDVKLWVSKLRDDSRFDRVFIIGHSEGALIGGQAAADSDVEGFVSIAGVGHSAYDTLIRQLSTQQKEITDVTTPMLDQLKEGKLIENVPQELYSLFRPSVQPYMISWFKYDPVEVYKNISAPILILQGDNDIQVTVEDAERLSTAKDSKLVIIKGMNHILKNAPTDPEENLKTYSDPDLPINEELMREIIEFINL; encoded by the coding sequence ATGAATAGATTTATCTTTTTGTTAATAGTCTTATTATTATTTATTGTCAGTACTGGCTGTACCTCTAATAAGACATTTAAGGAGGAAGATTTTAATTTAGACGTAAATGGTGGAACAATTTATGGAACTTTAATTATTCCTAATGGGGAAAGTGGAGATGGAACTTATCCAGTAGCACTTATTCATCAAGGGTCTGGACCTACTGACAGAGATGGAAACAGCAATATTATAGGAGATAATAATAGCCTTAAAATGTTAGCAGAAGGATTAGCTGAAGCTGGAATAGCAAGTGTAAGATATGATAAAAGAGGTATTGCAAAGTCAATGGATTTGATAGAAAAAGAAGAAGATTTGGTCTTCGAAGATTATATTTCTGATGTAAAATTGTGGGTTTCTAAGTTAAGAGATGATTCAAGGTTTGATAGAGTATTTATCATAGGTCACAGTGAAGGTGCTTTAATAGGAGGTCAGGCAGCTGCAGACAGCGATGTAGAGGGATTTGTTTCTATTGCAGGAGTAGGGCACTCGGCATATGATACCTTAATAAGACAATTAAGTACACAACAAAAGGAAATTACAGATGTAACAACACCTATGTTAGATCAGCTAAAAGAAGGAAAACTTATTGAAAACGTACCACAAGAATTATATTCATTATTTAGACCAAGTGTTCAACCATATATGATTTCTTGGTTTAAATATGATCCTGTAGAGGTTTATAAAAATATAAGTGCACCTATACTTATATTACAAGGAGACAATGATATACAAGTTACAGTGGAAGACGCTGAAAGATTAAGTACTGCTAAAGATAGCAAACTGGTAATTATAAAAGGAATGAACCATATTCTTAAGAATGCTCCGACAGATCCTGAAGAAAATCTAAAAACCTATTCAGATCCCGATTTACCAATAAATGAAGAATTAATGAGAGAAATAATAGAATTTATAAATCTATAA
- a CDS encoding DUF2007 domain-containing protein: protein MSSQKEKVELVLLKTANNNFELDIIKGVLEDNQIPYLIQEKGIGSYMKIITGNSIYGTDIFVDKSVYETARNIIDSIF, encoded by the coding sequence ATGTCAAGTCAAAAAGAAAAAGTAGAATTAGTTTTACTAAAAACAGCTAATAATAATTTTGAATTAGACATAATCAAAGGTGTACTTGAGGATAATCAGATACCATATTTAATACAAGAAAAAGGAATTGGAAGTTACATGAAAATAATTACTGGAAATTCTATATACGGAACAGATATATTTGTTGATAAATCTGTATATGAAACTGCACGAAACATAATTGATTCGATTTTTTAA
- a CDS encoding cysteine-rich small domain-containing protein: MMENSFRFYRNLACSYFPCHKVENEEEFNCLFCYCPLYFLEECGGNYEDKYGIKDCSKCLIPHRPNGYDHINKKITEYNDEKIRKRFNR, encoded by the coding sequence ATGATGGAAAACTCATTTAGATTTTATAGGAACTTAGCATGCTCATATTTTCCATGTCATAAAGTTGAAAATGAAGAGGAATTTAACTGTTTATTCTGCTATTGCCCATTATATTTTTTAGAGGAATGTGGCGGAAATTATGAGGACAAGTATGGTATTAAAGATTGCTCGAAATGTCTTATTCCACACAGACCCAATGGATATGACCATATAAATAAAAAAATAACTGAGTATAATGATGAAAAGATAAGGAAAAGATTTAACAGATAA
- a CDS encoding S-layer homology domain-containing protein, protein MKKILILILCLLILSVNVAFGIEEVDTMNMGSPKYLTLKVENNKFILEWLNPIHAMVREGIQYQVDFKVGRNKWQSEEGNILANTLDFTTNGKTSITFDPVEEGLIKNINLEENSYNIRIRYKDDDIVSNFSNVVSLGLRPYYENASEWAWSELDMAADLKLIPESIRQDMKKVITREEFCEVVIRLYELQTGKTVDYSGQSIKDSTNTEVLKAAKLGLVQGNEKGNFLPKDPITRQEIAIMLRRMLEVFFPDMDFGYVEEYDYADDGDIAVWAYDDMQYMIHKEILRGDLNGKVNPWSHTTREEAVVVVLRLFNKFN, encoded by the coding sequence ATGAAAAAAATATTAATACTAATACTTTGCTTACTTATACTTTCAGTGAATGTAGCCTTTGGTATTGAAGAAGTTGATACTATGAATATGGGCTCTCCTAAATATCTAACATTAAAGGTAGAGAATAACAAGTTTATATTAGAGTGGTTAAATCCAATTCATGCTATGGTTAGGGAAGGAATTCAATATCAAGTTGACTTTAAGGTTGGAAGGAATAAATGGCAATCAGAAGAAGGAAATATCCTAGCAAATACTTTAGATTTTACTACAAATGGCAAAACGTCAATTACATTCGATCCAGTAGAAGAGGGTTTAATTAAAAATATTAACCTAGAGGAAAATAGTTATAATATTAGAATAAGATATAAAGATGATGATATTGTAAGCAATTTTTCAAATGTAGTATCACTTGGACTTCGACCTTATTATGAAAATGCAAGTGAATGGGCATGGTCAGAGCTTGATATGGCAGCTGATCTCAAGTTAATACCTGAATCCATTAGACAAGATATGAAAAAGGTTATAACCAGAGAGGAATTTTGTGAAGTAGTCATAAGATTATATGAGCTTCAAACCGGAAAAACAGTTGATTATTCAGGTCAATCGATTAAGGATTCAACAAATACAGAAGTTCTTAAAGCAGCAAAATTAGGCTTAGTACAGGGAAATGAAAAAGGAAATTTCTTACCCAAAGATCCTATAACTAGGCAGGAAATAGCAATAATGCTTAGAAGAATGTTAGAAGTTTTCTTCCCTGATATGGACTTTGGATATGTGGAAGAATATGATTATGCAGATGATGGAGATATAGCAGTATGGGCTTATGATGATATGCAGTACATGATTCATAAGGAAATACTTAGAGGTGACTTAAATGGAAAGGTTAATCCATGGAGTCATACTACCAGAGAAGAAGCCGTAGTTGTAGTACTAAGATTATTTAATAAATTTAATTAA
- a CDS encoding superoxide dismutase produces the protein MTFRLPELNYAYDALEPHIDEQTMMIHHTKHHQTYIDNLNKALDGQDKFKDLSIENLIKSLNEMPENIRTAVRNNGGGHLNHSIFWETMSPSGGGNPIGQVAKKIDEDLGGFEKFKEDFKKAALGRFGSGWAWLVIDESGKLAINSTPNQDNPISEGKKPLLGIDVWEHAYYLKYQNKRADYIEAWFNVVDWNKVEDSYKNLI, from the coding sequence ATGACTTTTAGATTACCAGAATTAAATTATGCTTATGATGCATTAGAACCACATATTGATGAACAGACTATGATGATTCACCATACAAAGCATCATCAGACTTATATAGACAATTTAAATAAAGCCTTAGACGGGCAAGATAAATTCAAGGATTTGAGTATTGAAAATTTAATAAAGTCATTAAATGAGATGCCAGAAAATATCAGAACAGCCGTTAGAAATAATGGTGGAGGGCATTTAAATCACTCAATCTTTTGGGAAACTATGTCACCTAGTGGTGGAGGTAATCCAATTGGGCAAGTTGCAAAGAAAATAGATGAAGATCTTGGTGGATTTGAAAAGTTTAAAGAAGATTTTAAGAAAGCTGCTTTAGGTAGATTTGGTAGTGGTTGGGCTTGGCTAGTAATTGATGAAAGTGGTAAACTTGCAATTAATTCAACTCCAAATCAGGATAATCCAATATCAGAAGGGAAAAAGCCATTACTAGGCATAGATGTTTGGGAGCACGCATATTATCTAAAATATCAAAATAAGAGAGCTGACTATATCGAAGCATGGTTTAATGTTGTAGATTGGAATAAGGTAGAAGACAGTTACAAAAATTTAATATAA
- a CDS encoding YkvA family protein, which translates to MKIDVERAINRLISKAKNLFNDKEKLGGVLDKAKSLIQNNKELKELFDDIKILIQLVKDYKNGIYKEISNGSIIIILAGLIYLVTPIDIFPDFLLGGFVDDAAVIAFIIKKISTELTAYKEWKENHVFEADNQGDFQSYNDDNMIEISLDDNDVEEF; encoded by the coding sequence ATGAAAATTGACGTGGAAAGAGCAATTAATAGACTTATATCTAAAGCAAAAAATCTTTTTAATGACAAAGAAAAACTTGGTGGTGTTTTAGACAAGGCTAAAAGTCTTATACAGAATAATAAAGAACTTAAGGAATTATTTGACGACATTAAGATACTTATTCAACTGGTCAAGGACTATAAGAACGGAATTTATAAGGAGATTTCAAATGGTTCTATTATCATTATTTTGGCAGGTTTAATCTATCTTGTAACTCCTATCGACATATTCCCAGATTTTCTTCTTGGAGGATTTGTTGATGATGCAGCAGTTATAGCTTTTATAATAAAGAAGATAAGTACTGAACTAACCGCATATAAAGAATGGAAGGAAAATCACGTATTTGAAGCAGATAATCAGGGTGACTTTCAATCATATAATGATGATAATATGATTGAAATATCACTTGATGACAATGATGTTGAAGAATTTTAG